The genomic segment TATATGGCAGATGGATGAAGATATATTCAAGAAACTTTTGAGCGAAAAATTTAATATTTTGATTAATTTAGACTTATCCGCCGAAAGCCTGGCTCTTGCAACTATTGCCTACTCTGATAAAAAAATCGGTTTTTGGCTTAACGAAAAACGAATGATTGTTTGTTCAAATTCATATGCTTCCCATTGGCTAGCTATGAGCTCTTCTGATCCTATTAAAAAAGCTAATACTAATACTTTTCAGTATTGGATGTCTAAGATTATTGAATTACCCAAATCTGACTATGAAATTTATGTTCCGCTAAATAAAAAATCTGTTGCTAAAGCTAATAGATTTGCTAAAAAACATAGCTTAGCCAAGAAAATTGTTGTCGGAATAAATCCGGGGTCCGGAAAAAGATGGAAACTTAAAAAATGGACAGATAAGGGTTTTATTGAGATTATTAAAAAGTTGGATAGCAAAAAAATAAAGGTTTTACTTTTTGGCGGTCATGAAGAAGATAAATTAATAAAAATGTTTATGACAAAAACTAAAAATGCCGCAATAAATACTGGAACTAATAATTCTATTCCTGATTTTTTTGCTTTGCTTAACCTTTGTGATTTAGTTGTTTGCGGTGACACACTTGCGCTTCATGCTGCACTAGGTTTAAAAAAAGATGTTCTTGCAATTTTTGGTCCCACATCGGCACCTGAGATAGAAATGTATAATAGAGGAATCAAACTAGTTTCACCTCTAAATTGTGTTTGTTGTTATAGACAAAATTGTGATGTTAAGCCAAACTGCATGGAATCGCTCTCAATAGAAATGGTCTGGAGTTCTTTAAACAAATTAATAAAGGAGTAAACCCCGTTAGAGACAACGGGTGCTTTACGAATAAAAATGGAAGCATTACATAGCTATCTAGCAGGATGATTTCAATCTGCCGATAAAAGTTTGCGGCATTCTCTAACGGGGTAAACAATGGAAATACTTGCTATGATTCCCACCTATAATGAAGCTGAAAATATTGAAAGAATGATAAAAGAAATTCTGGATTTACCTTTAAATATAGAAGTCCTTGTAGTTGACGATTTTTCGCCAGATGGAACATACAAACTAGTTGAAAATATAATGAAAAATGAGAAAAGAGTTCATTTACTTTTGAGAAAAGAAAACAGAGGACGAGGTTTTGCTAGTATAGACGGGTACAAAAAAGCTTTGGAATTGGGCGCCAAATTAATTCTAGAAATGGATGGCGACGGCTCTCATGCCCCAAAGTATATTCCTTCAATATATGAAAAAATGAAGACTTCAAATGCCGATATTGTTAGCGGTTCCAGATTTATTGAAGGCGGCAAAGATGAAGACAGACCCATTACAAGAAAAATTATAAGTGCTTTTGCAAAAAAATATCTCTATTTAATTTTAGGAATAAAACTAAAAGATCCTTCTTCAGGATTTAGGTTAATTAAAAAAGAAGTGCTAGAAAAAATTACTCCTTTACTTAAAGCGAAAGATCCTTTTATTATCACAGAAGTCTACTTTTATGCTCAAAAATACGCTTTTAAACTGGCTGAATCTCCGATAGAATTTTTTCAACGCTTAGCTGGCACATCCAAACTTGATCCATTAATCCTTATAAAATATCTCTTCAGAGTATTAAAATTAAGATTTTCTAATTAGAGCTCTTCGTCACTTTTCTTTTTAGTCCAAATAAAACAAATGAAATTACTATAAATTAAAACAACAAAATATTTAAAATGATTAAAAATATACTAAACAAAATTGCCCATAAGATACCCTTTCTAAAAAATCTTACCTATACTCACTGGTTTTGGATTATTGTTTCTTTTATTACTTTATTACGAATTTTTATTATTGGGAAATTCGGTCTTGATGGTGATGAATCTTATTACTGGATTTGGTCAAGGAATCTTAGTCTTTCCTATTATGATCACCCCCCCATGGTCGCATATATTATATATGTGTCAACATTTATTTTCGGAAACAGTGAATTTGCTGTAAGATTTCCAACAATAATTACTTGGTTTTTTATTTTTATTATGACCTTTTATTTAACTAAAAAATTATTTGGTGAAAAAAGCGCATTTTGGAGTATTGTTTCGTCATTTTTAGTACCCCTTTTCATGATTAATAATCTGGATATTCGTCCTGAAATACCTTTTACATTTTTTTGGATGCTATTTATATTCATTTTTTGGAAAATAATTGAAACTTCAAATTCAAAATATTGGTATTTAATAGGTATTATATTAGGTTTTGGATTATTAAGTAAATATACAGCCATATTACTAATCCCATCTGTTCTACTTTTTTTAATCATTTCCCACAAACATAGATTTTGGTTTTTTAAAAAAGAGCCTTACATAGCTTTGATTATTGCCTTCATAGTATTCAGCCCTGTAATATTTTGGAATATTGAAAATAATTTTGCCTCATTCGGATACCAATTTAATCGAGTTATAACTAAATCTCATTACGAGGGATTAAATATATTAATACGTCTTTTTATTGCACCCTTAAAACAGTTCCAAATAATTGGTTTTATTATTTTTATTTATTGGGCTGTTTTATTTTGGAGTATATATGAATATTTTAGAGAAAACAGGGATAGTTTATTATTAATTTTTACTTTTTCTTTTCCCATTCTTTTATTTTTCGATATAATTGGTTTGCATAATTGGATACTTCCATACTGGTTAACTTCAGGATATTTAGTTTTATCCCTTGGAGTCGGGGAACTTACACAATTGGGATGGAGAAATAAATGGCTTAGAATTTACTCTTATTTATCTTGGGGGTTAGGATTTATTACAGTTTTTCTGCTATTAATAAATATTTTCTATAAAGTGATTCCCGATAAAACATTTTATTCAAAATTTGAGACTTTTAAACAGTTAAAAGATATTTATAAAATAAAAATATCGGATCATTCAGATAATTATTACGGTAGAAAAGAAATAGCAAATAAAGTTTATGATTTTACAAAACATAAGGAAAAAGGAATTATTATTTTTTCTAATGATTATGGGGAAGCAAGTAGGCTTAGCTTTTATTTACCTGGCAATCCAGAAGTTTATTGTTTAAATGATGTGATTGACACTTATGATTTTTGGCAAAGAAATTTGGCTTCGCTTAATGGTAAAGACAGTATTTTTGTAACAAATGCTATGAATTTTACTGAGCCTACGAAAGTTTACCCTTTTGAAAGCTGGGAAAAACCTGAAATGGTTGAGATTTATAGAGAAGGAAGAAAAATTGAAATATTTTATCTCTACTATGGCAAGAATTTTCAATTAGAGAAACTAGATCCGAAATATACTTCTGCTATTCTCGGACCAAAACTGACTTTAAAGGAAGGTTTAATTAGGCTTTGGAATCGAATAATAAATATTATTAAAAAATGAATATCGATAAATTAACTATATCATTAAAAAAACTGACTTATCTTAAACTATTTTGGTTGCTTACTTTCTCGACAACTTTATTGAGACTAGCTATTATTGGTAGAATTGGGCTTACTGGTGATGAAGCACACTATTGGACATATTTTCAACATCCAAGTCTTTCTTACTTTGATCATCCCCCTGCAATAGGATATATTATTGGCCTATTTACTACACTTTTAGGAAATAATGAATTTGCGGTAAGGCTACCAGCAGTATTATTTTTTGTTGTTTGTAGCTGGTTTATTTTTAAACTAGCAAATGACTTATTTGATGGAAAAACTGCTTTTTATACTGTGATATTATTAAATATTATCCCGGTTTTTTCTTTCGGGGGGTCCGTTGTCAATATTCCCGATTCCCCTTTATCAGTTTTATGGATATTGTTTGTATTACTTTTCTGGTGCATTATTAAAGAACAAAAATCTCATTATTGGTACTATTTAGGAGTTATACTTGGATTTGGACTTCTATGTAAATATACCGCAATACTGCTTATTCCCTCACTTTTGCTTTTTCTTATTGTTTCTCCTAAGTATAGGTTTTGGTTTAATAGAATTGAACCATACATCGCATTTATAATCAGTTTAATAATATTTAGCCCGGTTCAAATATGGAATATTCAAAATGATTGGGCTTCGTTTGGGTTTCAGTTGAAACACGGGTTAGGAAAAACAATTCCTCATTTTTCACTTATCCTTGTTGCCAAATCATTGGGAGCTCAAGTAAGTTATATTTCCCCCCTTTTATTTTTGCTCTTTTGGTTTGTTCTTTTTTGGCTGGGATTTAGATATATAAAAGAAAGAAATGATAAAATGCTTTTATTGTTTTCTTTTTCTTTCCCTACTCTGATTATTTTTAACATTATCTCATCTTTCAATGAAATACTTCCGCATTGGCCCATAATGGGTTACCTTATTCTTACTATCGCTTTATCAAAATTTAGCATAATAATGTGGAACAAACTTTGGTTTAGAGTATTTTCTTATTTTGCTTGGACTATTGCGGTTATTTTAACTCTTCTTGTGCCGCTGCAAGCTCTATTTAAAATAATTCCACCCGAATCTTTACTGCCAAAGGCTGAAGCATTCAAATTAGAAGATGGAATAACAAAAGCAGAAAAAATTGATGTTACAAATGAATTATACGGTTGGAAAAAAATTGGCAATAAAATTCAAGAAATTCTTGATAAATCCCCGGAGCCTAAACCTTTTGTTTTTACACATCGCCATTATATAGCAAGTCAATTAGGATTCTATATTCCAAGCCATCCTAAAATCTATACTTTAAGTGATAGAATAGACGCCTATGATTTCTGGCAAAGAGATCTTTCTTCATTAAATAAAAGAAACGCTATTTTCATTACTAATGATTATTTTTTCACAGAACCGCAAAAAATATTCCCATTTGAATCATGGGATAAAACTGAGTCTCTTGAAATATATCGCGGTAAAAGAAAAGTTAGAATATTTTA from the Elusimicrobiota bacterium genome contains:
- a CDS encoding glycosyltransferase family 39 protein; translation: MRLAIIGRIGLTGDEAHYWTYFQHPSLSYFDHPPAIGYIIGLFTTLLGNNEFAVRLPAVLFFVVCSWFIFKLANDLFDGKTAFYTVILLNIIPVFSFGGSVVNIPDSPLSVLWILFVLLFWCIIKEQKSHYWYYLGVILGFGLLCKYTAILLIPSLLLFLIVSPKYRFWFNRIEPYIAFIISLIIFSPVQIWNIQNDWASFGFQLKHGLGKTIPHFSLILVAKSLGAQVSYISPLLFLLFWFVLFWLGFRYIKERNDKMLLLFSFSFPTLIIFNIISSFNEILPHWPIMGYLILTIALSKFSIIMWNKLWFRVFSYFAWTIAVILTLLVPLQALFKIIPPESLLPKAEAFKLEDGITKAEKIDVTNELYGWKKIGNKIQEILDKSPEPKPFVFTHRHYIASQLGFYIPSHPKIYTLSDRIDAYDFWQRDLSSLNKRNAIFITNDYFFTEPQKIFPFESWDKTESLEIYRGKRKVRIFYLTFGNKFDLSRLPKEYSSDIAGPKLFVKDGLIKLDHNIFWIINKNLRFKLLDYVLNLVTRAEDILRVNLSLIAVFLISALILWKRNRNTFWKEFFLLFSIVFIGGIIGHLIKDYFERLRPMWVFGNQVNFFYEKLDRGSFPSGHSIIAFAVATFLTSRIKKYWWLFFGCACFMGYTRVYVGSHFPSDVVAGAFLGTLIALLGIWLIKIKRN
- a CDS encoding polyprenol monophosphomannose synthase; amino-acid sequence: MEILAMIPTYNEAENIERMIKEILDLPLNIEVLVVDDFSPDGTYKLVENIMKNEKRVHLLLRKENRGRGFASIDGYKKALELGAKLILEMDGDGSHAPKYIPSIYEKMKTSNADIVSGSRFIEGGKDEDRPITRKIISAFAKKYLYLILGIKLKDPSSGFRLIKKEVLEKITPLLKAKDPFIITEVYFYAQKYAFKLAESPIEFFQRLAGTSKLDPLILIKYLFRVLKLRFSN
- a CDS encoding glycosyltransferase family 39 protein, translated to MIKNILNKIAHKIPFLKNLTYTHWFWIIVSFITLLRIFIIGKFGLDGDESYYWIWSRNLSLSYYDHPPMVAYIIYVSTFIFGNSEFAVRFPTIITWFFIFIMTFYLTKKLFGEKSAFWSIVSSFLVPLFMINNLDIRPEIPFTFFWMLFIFIFWKIIETSNSKYWYLIGIILGFGLLSKYTAILLIPSVLLFLIISHKHRFWFFKKEPYIALIIAFIVFSPVIFWNIENNFASFGYQFNRVITKSHYEGLNILIRLFIAPLKQFQIIGFIIFIYWAVLFWSIYEYFRENRDSLLLIFTFSFPILLFFDIIGLHNWILPYWLTSGYLVLSLGVGELTQLGWRNKWLRIYSYLSWGLGFITVFLLLINIFYKVIPDKTFYSKFETFKQLKDIYKIKISDHSDNYYGRKEIANKVYDFTKHKEKGIIIFSNDYGEASRLSFYLPGNPEVYCLNDVIDTYDFWQRNLASLNGKDSIFVTNAMNFTEPTKVYPFESWEKPEMVEIYREGRKIEIFYLYYGKNFQLEKLDPKYTSAILGPKLTLKEGLIRLWNRIINIIKK
- a CDS encoding glycosyltransferase family 9 protein, with product MIKSDCIHYPLDRPCLFHKEKGLECFTCTAYVPLLSSGKNKILIIKLGAMGDVLRTTFILPGLKQMYPNCQITWIVALNSIDILKENTYISNIWQMDEDIFKKLLSEKFNILINLDLSAESLALATIAYSDKKIGFWLNEKRMIVCSNSYASHWLAMSSSDPIKKANTNTFQYWMSKIIELPKSDYEIYVPLNKKSVAKANRFAKKHSLAKKIVVGINPGSGKRWKLKKWTDKGFIEIIKKLDSKKIKVLLFGGHEEDKLIKMFMTKTKNAAINTGTNNSIPDFFALLNLCDLVVCGDTLALHAALGLKKDVLAIFGPTSAPEIEMYNRGIKLVSPLNCVCCYRQNCDVKPNCMESLSIEMVWSSLNKLIKE